One genomic window of Centropristis striata isolate RG_2023a ecotype Rhode Island chromosome 20, C.striata_1.0, whole genome shotgun sequence includes the following:
- the pik3ap1 gene encoding phosphoinositide 3-kinase adapter protein 1 isoform X2, with protein MEEPISSSKSAHELLILHASEAQEWATYLQQILKSSRKFRKRSILLYAVDPADHPNRYDFESFQSCKCIVLLITGAILDMLCEPELQEALQTLLHPPHRVVALLCGITEDDIPMEMFPDWPYWRKLYADDEPAVYVSTVLESVADSKRVEAGIEHEAPAAAITELEVTAASSTENPPTEETEESVPEELQETVLQDEEVVSSENSASEELGPPAELTCLTVQPNRVLCGDPERLYIIFTHKIDDQSVPEVEFSSENVAATRVPCTVENEYTLSVTAPDMAAGVVSLTLHTEQSCVSLSPVTYYTNMGEVSRCLLNATDPVNFICQAFKLTSNATDSLDKMLTDSLKSRMPATSLQLFGIRQIEEHNMAANQRDEELPTLLHFAAKYGLKKLTTILLQCPGALQAYSVMNKYGDYPNTLAEKSGFSDLRQFMDEFVETADMLKCHIEDSINTDEAAKIYERMSPTSQDIMMKYSGGSEDIYESMLGIDPECAEDLYEVMDAVEENPEEAMLRKFFQAKPAASVKKDNNQHLKSEEEERDLDQIEEEEDPYNLCPEDIYDVVDADGTYIPGIMNRPPAPIPRPESESEPEKPERPETYISRVFSDKASSQSPTMEMDYPAARPVGDPPLSTYDPYAGMKTPGQRQLISLQERVKVGEITVDEAVQEFKAWQYDHERRSSSIRYQQENLKRLRDSITRRHKEKEKTGKDIEYEISAPLQRNLYWSTRETLECSVYEPAPRMSAPPPPPPTQSIQRGSWKTGSTSSTSSTESNRLSTHSTFSYSSGTEPDFEDSIDSLPPPPRPPRTSDAPPFTAPPRIPPRVPERVPDKMLHERYITCPTRALPQRPSPRHANIAPPIPRRLR; from the exons ATGGAAGAACCCATCTCAAGTAGTAAATCAG CACATGAGCTGCTAATTCTGCACGCGTCCGAGGCACAGGAATGGGCGACGTATTTGCAGCAGATCTTGAAATCCTCCAGAAAATTCCGCAAAAGGTCAATTTTGCTGTACGCCGTCGACCCGGCCGATCACCCGAACAGATACGACTTTGAATCTTTCCAAAGCTGCAAGTGCATCGTGCTGCTGATCACGGGAGCCATCCTGGACATGCTCTGTGAGCCCGAGCTGCAGGAGGCTCTTCAGACACTCCTCCATCCTCCACATAGAGTGGTGGCGCTGCTGTGTGGCATCACAGAGGATGACATACCAATGGAAATGTTCCCAGACTGGCCGTACTGGAGGAAACTTTATGCTGACGACGAGCCTGCTGTCTATGTTTCCACTGTTTTGGAGTCAGTAGCTGACA gTAAACGAGTGGAGGCTGGGATTGAGCATGAAGCTCCAGCTGCAGCAATAACAGAGCTGGAAGTCACAGCAGCCTCTTCAACTGAAAATCCCCCCACTGAGGAAACAGAGGAATCTGTTCCAGAGGAGCTACAAGAAACTGTCCTGCAGGACGAAGAAGTGGTGAGCTCAGAGAATTCAGCAAGCGAGGAACTTGGTCCACCTGCAGAACTCACCTGCCTCACCGTTCAACCAAACAGAGTTCTGTGCGGG GACCCGGAGAgactttatattatttttacacataaaaTAGATGATCAGTCGGTACCAGAGGTGGAGTTTTCATCTGAAAATGTAGCTGCAACAAGGGTCCCATGCACTGTGGAGAACGAATACACTTTAAGTGTTACTGCACCTG ATATGGCTGCTGGAGTGGTGTCACTCACCCTGCACACTGAGCAGTCCTGTGTCAGTCTGAGCCCTGTAACATATTACACCAATATGGGAGAAGTCAGTCGGTGTCTTTTAAACGCCACTGATCCTGTTAACTTCATCTGCCAG gCCTTCAAGTTGACGTCCAATGCAACTGATTCACTGGACAAAATGTTAACTGACTCGTTAAAATCCAGGATGCCTGCAACTAGTCTTCAGCTGTTTGGAATCAGACAGATTGAAGAACACAACATGGCGGCAA ATCAGCGTGATGAGGAGCTTCCCACGCTGCTTCACTTTGCTGCTAAATACGGCCTGAAGAAGCTGACCACCATTCTCCTCCAGTGTCCCGGGGCTCTGCAGGCTTACAGCGTGATGAACAAGTATGGAGACTACCCAAACACGCTGGCGGAGAAGAGTGGCTTCAGTGATCTCAGACAGTTCATGGATGAATTTGTT gAGACAGCAGACATGCTCAAGTGTCACATTGAGGACTCCATCAACACAGACGAGGCTGCAAAGATCTATGAGCGAATGTCACCGACCTCTCAAGATATCATGATGAAGTACTCGGGCGGCTCAGAGGACATATATGAGTCAATGCTGGGGATTGACCCTGAATGTGCAGAGGACCTAT atgaAGTGATGGATGCAGTAGAAGAAAACCCAGAGGAAGCAATGCTGAGGAAGTTCTTCCAAG CAAAACCAGCTGCCAGTGTAAAAAAGGACAATAACCAGCACCTTAAAAGTGAGGAAGAGGAAAGGGACTTGGATCAAATTGAAGAAGAGGAGGATCCATACAACCTCTGCCCAGAGGACATCTACGATGTGGTGGATGCAGACGGGACCTATATCCCAGGAATCATGAACCGTCCACCTGCCCCCATCCCCAGACCTGAGTCCGAGTCTGAGCCTGAAAAGCCTGAGAGGCCTGAGACCTACATCTCCAGAG TGTTTTCAGATAAAGCTTCGTCCCAGAGTCCAACGATGGAAATGGATTATCCTGCAG CTCGGCCTGTGGGCGACCCTCCCCTTTCTACTTACGACCCGTACGCTGGGATGAAGACACCTGGACAGAGGCAGCTCATATCTCTGCAGGAGAGGGTGAAGGTCGGGGAAATTACTGTGGACGAAGCCGTTCAAGAGTTCAAGGCCTGGCAGTATGACCATGAGCGGAGGTCCAGCTCCATACGCTATCAGCAG GAAAATCTGAAGAGATTACGAGACAGCATCACCAGACGtcacaaagagaaagaaaagacaggAAAGGATATCG AGTATGAGATAAGTGCTCCGCTGCAGAGGAACTTGTACTGGAGCACGAGAGAGACGTTAGAGTGTTCTGTCTACGAGCCGGCGCCCAGAATGTCGGCTCCGCCTCCACCTCCCCCGACCCAGAGCATCCAGAGAGGCAGCTGGAAGACAGGAAGCACGTCCAGCACTTCCA GTACTGAGAGCAACAGACTGAGCACCCACAGCACCTTCAGCTACAGCAGCGGCACCGAGCCTGACTTTGAG gacTCTATAGATAgtcttcctcctccaccacgACCTCCACGCACGTCTGATGCTCCACCCTTCACGGCTCCCCCCAGGATTCCTCCACGGGTCCCAGAGAG GGTGCCAGACAAGATGCTGCATGAGCGCTACATCACCTGCCCGACCCGAGCACTTCCTCAGAGACCCTCTCCGAGACACGCAAACATAGCACCTCCTATACCTCGCCGCCTGCGGTGA
- the pik3ap1 gene encoding phosphoinositide 3-kinase adapter protein 1 isoform X1 — protein sequence MFPGLPTLTQWSAPVSHLVAAEAYRAINTHELLILHASEAQEWATYLQQILKSSRKFRKRSILLYAVDPADHPNRYDFESFQSCKCIVLLITGAILDMLCEPELQEALQTLLHPPHRVVALLCGITEDDIPMEMFPDWPYWRKLYADDEPAVYVSTVLESVADSKRVEAGIEHEAPAAAITELEVTAASSTENPPTEETEESVPEELQETVLQDEEVVSSENSASEELGPPAELTCLTVQPNRVLCGDPERLYIIFTHKIDDQSVPEVEFSSENVAATRVPCTVENEYTLSVTAPDMAAGVVSLTLHTEQSCVSLSPVTYYTNMGEVSRCLLNATDPVNFICQAFKLTSNATDSLDKMLTDSLKSRMPATSLQLFGIRQIEEHNMAANQRDEELPTLLHFAAKYGLKKLTTILLQCPGALQAYSVMNKYGDYPNTLAEKSGFSDLRQFMDEFVETADMLKCHIEDSINTDEAAKIYERMSPTSQDIMMKYSGGSEDIYESMLGIDPECAEDLYEVMDAVEENPEEAMLRKFFQAKPAASVKKDNNQHLKSEEEERDLDQIEEEEDPYNLCPEDIYDVVDADGTYIPGIMNRPPAPIPRPESESEPEKPERPETYISRVFSDKASSQSPTMEMDYPAARPVGDPPLSTYDPYAGMKTPGQRQLISLQERVKVGEITVDEAVQEFKAWQYDHERRSSSIRYQQENLKRLRDSITRRHKEKEKTGKDIEYEISAPLQRNLYWSTRETLECSVYEPAPRMSAPPPPPPTQSIQRGSWKTGSTSSTSSTESNRLSTHSTFSYSSGTEPDFEDSIDSLPPPPRPPRTSDAPPFTAPPRIPPRVPERVPDKMLHERYITCPTRALPQRPSPRHANIAPPIPRRLR from the exons CACATGAGCTGCTAATTCTGCACGCGTCCGAGGCACAGGAATGGGCGACGTATTTGCAGCAGATCTTGAAATCCTCCAGAAAATTCCGCAAAAGGTCAATTTTGCTGTACGCCGTCGACCCGGCCGATCACCCGAACAGATACGACTTTGAATCTTTCCAAAGCTGCAAGTGCATCGTGCTGCTGATCACGGGAGCCATCCTGGACATGCTCTGTGAGCCCGAGCTGCAGGAGGCTCTTCAGACACTCCTCCATCCTCCACATAGAGTGGTGGCGCTGCTGTGTGGCATCACAGAGGATGACATACCAATGGAAATGTTCCCAGACTGGCCGTACTGGAGGAAACTTTATGCTGACGACGAGCCTGCTGTCTATGTTTCCACTGTTTTGGAGTCAGTAGCTGACA gTAAACGAGTGGAGGCTGGGATTGAGCATGAAGCTCCAGCTGCAGCAATAACAGAGCTGGAAGTCACAGCAGCCTCTTCAACTGAAAATCCCCCCACTGAGGAAACAGAGGAATCTGTTCCAGAGGAGCTACAAGAAACTGTCCTGCAGGACGAAGAAGTGGTGAGCTCAGAGAATTCAGCAAGCGAGGAACTTGGTCCACCTGCAGAACTCACCTGCCTCACCGTTCAACCAAACAGAGTTCTGTGCGGG GACCCGGAGAgactttatattatttttacacataaaaTAGATGATCAGTCGGTACCAGAGGTGGAGTTTTCATCTGAAAATGTAGCTGCAACAAGGGTCCCATGCACTGTGGAGAACGAATACACTTTAAGTGTTACTGCACCTG ATATGGCTGCTGGAGTGGTGTCACTCACCCTGCACACTGAGCAGTCCTGTGTCAGTCTGAGCCCTGTAACATATTACACCAATATGGGAGAAGTCAGTCGGTGTCTTTTAAACGCCACTGATCCTGTTAACTTCATCTGCCAG gCCTTCAAGTTGACGTCCAATGCAACTGATTCACTGGACAAAATGTTAACTGACTCGTTAAAATCCAGGATGCCTGCAACTAGTCTTCAGCTGTTTGGAATCAGACAGATTGAAGAACACAACATGGCGGCAA ATCAGCGTGATGAGGAGCTTCCCACGCTGCTTCACTTTGCTGCTAAATACGGCCTGAAGAAGCTGACCACCATTCTCCTCCAGTGTCCCGGGGCTCTGCAGGCTTACAGCGTGATGAACAAGTATGGAGACTACCCAAACACGCTGGCGGAGAAGAGTGGCTTCAGTGATCTCAGACAGTTCATGGATGAATTTGTT gAGACAGCAGACATGCTCAAGTGTCACATTGAGGACTCCATCAACACAGACGAGGCTGCAAAGATCTATGAGCGAATGTCACCGACCTCTCAAGATATCATGATGAAGTACTCGGGCGGCTCAGAGGACATATATGAGTCAATGCTGGGGATTGACCCTGAATGTGCAGAGGACCTAT atgaAGTGATGGATGCAGTAGAAGAAAACCCAGAGGAAGCAATGCTGAGGAAGTTCTTCCAAG CAAAACCAGCTGCCAGTGTAAAAAAGGACAATAACCAGCACCTTAAAAGTGAGGAAGAGGAAAGGGACTTGGATCAAATTGAAGAAGAGGAGGATCCATACAACCTCTGCCCAGAGGACATCTACGATGTGGTGGATGCAGACGGGACCTATATCCCAGGAATCATGAACCGTCCACCTGCCCCCATCCCCAGACCTGAGTCCGAGTCTGAGCCTGAAAAGCCTGAGAGGCCTGAGACCTACATCTCCAGAG TGTTTTCAGATAAAGCTTCGTCCCAGAGTCCAACGATGGAAATGGATTATCCTGCAG CTCGGCCTGTGGGCGACCCTCCCCTTTCTACTTACGACCCGTACGCTGGGATGAAGACACCTGGACAGAGGCAGCTCATATCTCTGCAGGAGAGGGTGAAGGTCGGGGAAATTACTGTGGACGAAGCCGTTCAAGAGTTCAAGGCCTGGCAGTATGACCATGAGCGGAGGTCCAGCTCCATACGCTATCAGCAG GAAAATCTGAAGAGATTACGAGACAGCATCACCAGACGtcacaaagagaaagaaaagacaggAAAGGATATCG AGTATGAGATAAGTGCTCCGCTGCAGAGGAACTTGTACTGGAGCACGAGAGAGACGTTAGAGTGTTCTGTCTACGAGCCGGCGCCCAGAATGTCGGCTCCGCCTCCACCTCCCCCGACCCAGAGCATCCAGAGAGGCAGCTGGAAGACAGGAAGCACGTCCAGCACTTCCA GTACTGAGAGCAACAGACTGAGCACCCACAGCACCTTCAGCTACAGCAGCGGCACCGAGCCTGACTTTGAG gacTCTATAGATAgtcttcctcctccaccacgACCTCCACGCACGTCTGATGCTCCACCCTTCACGGCTCCCCCCAGGATTCCTCCACGGGTCCCAGAGAG GGTGCCAGACAAGATGCTGCATGAGCGCTACATCACCTGCCCGACCCGAGCACTTCCTCAGAGACCCTCTCCGAGACACGCAAACATAGCACCTCCTATACCTCGCCGCCTGCGGTGA